A single genomic interval of Flavihumibacter rivuli harbors:
- a CDS encoding lectin-like domain-containing protein — translation MKPLKRIALLFMLFLGSLAAKAQRQAVDSPYILNGAALKENCNCYTITPDEFTKSGSVWNINKIDLTQSFDFSFEVFLGCTDAQGADGIVFVLQPISTSVGSTGEGLGFEGITPSIGVVLDTWQNGNLADPGFDHISIHRDGDNNHNSPNNLAGPISILPNSSNIEDCQWHSFRIRWNPATREIATSVDGVERLRATVDLVNDVFKGDPKVFWGFTGATGGAKNQQRFCTSLNPVFSFPPDQVFCYPATIEIVDQSRSFGRIDQWYWDFGDGRKDTTATPLPHTYSQPGIYDISLSILGANGCVSEKFTRKVTIGTIPRPAFQVQDPLCEGDVLTLQDISTVEVGTINQWTWTINGNSFSGQQPPSQPTIVGVPQTISLALKTAEGCEAVSPIRTVNTFPRPAVNFDPAEACAGQTIELVGQDLRPAVPINQWNWIINNQLRTGNSVILNSNRAAELTVQLFAESDQGCPSDTITQVIRFYQTRAFAGNDTIAAIGEPIQLNGSGGTSFQWTPATGLSDPSIPNPVATLNQNTSYVLTASSPIGCETRDTINIKVYKGPAIYVPNAFTPNGDNKNDRFRFTAVGMRKLHYFRIYNRLGQLLFDNTSNIGWDGKLNGLDQPAGNYVWMISGEDNNGKAYVQKGSFILVR, via the coding sequence ATGAAACCATTGAAAAGGATAGCACTGTTGTTCATGCTTTTCCTGGGCAGCCTTGCGGCAAAAGCCCAGCGACAGGCCGTGGACAGTCCCTATATCCTCAATGGTGCCGCCCTGAAAGAGAACTGCAACTGCTATACCATTACCCCCGACGAATTCACGAAATCCGGCTCCGTTTGGAACATCAACAAGATCGACCTCACCCAGTCCTTTGATTTTAGTTTCGAGGTCTTCCTGGGCTGCACCGATGCGCAGGGCGCCGATGGGATCGTATTTGTCTTGCAGCCCATCAGCACCAGTGTAGGCTCCACCGGCGAGGGTTTGGGCTTTGAAGGCATCACTCCTTCGATCGGGGTAGTACTGGATACCTGGCAGAATGGCAACCTTGCCGATCCCGGCTTTGACCATATCAGCATCCATCGCGATGGCGACAATAACCACAATAGTCCGAATAACCTTGCCGGCCCTATCAGTATCCTGCCCAATAGTAGCAATATCGAGGACTGCCAATGGCATAGTTTCCGCATCAGGTGGAACCCTGCTACCAGGGAGATCGCGACCAGTGTGGATGGCGTGGAAAGACTCCGAGCAACAGTTGACCTGGTGAACGATGTGTTCAAGGGCGACCCCAAGGTATTCTGGGGCTTTACCGGAGCTACCGGCGGGGCGAAGAACCAGCAACGGTTCTGTACTTCGCTGAACCCGGTCTTCAGTTTCCCTCCTGACCAGGTCTTCTGTTATCCAGCTACCATCGAGATCGTTGACCAGTCGAGGTCCTTTGGCCGGATCGACCAATGGTACTGGGATTTTGGCGATGGGAGGAAGGACACCACTGCTACCCCATTACCCCACACCTACTCACAGCCAGGCATATACGATATCAGCCTCAGCATCCTGGGCGCGAATGGATGCGTATCAGAAAAGTTCACCCGGAAGGTGACCATCGGCACCATTCCGCGTCCGGCCTTCCAGGTACAGGATCCCTTATGCGAAGGGGATGTCCTTACCCTACAGGATATTTCCACCGTGGAAGTCGGGACCATCAACCAATGGACCTGGACCATCAATGGCAATAGCTTCTCAGGCCAGCAACCGCCATCCCAACCCACTATTGTTGGAGTCCCCCAGACCATTTCCCTGGCACTTAAAACAGCAGAAGGTTGTGAAGCGGTCTCACCCATTAGGACGGTGAATACTTTCCCCAGGCCGGCAGTCAATTTTGACCCGGCCGAAGCCTGTGCGGGGCAAACCATTGAACTGGTAGGCCAGGACCTTCGACCAGCTGTTCCCATCAACCAATGGAACTGGATCATCAACAACCAGCTGAGGACCGGCAATTCGGTTATCCTGAACAGTAATCGCGCGGCAGAACTCACCGTTCAGCTCTTTGCCGAATCCGACCAGGGTTGTCCCAGCGATACCATTACGCAGGTGATCAGGTTCTACCAGACCAGGGCCTTCGCCGGTAATGATACCATCGCGGCCATTGGCGAACCCATCCAGTTGAATGGAAGTGGCGGGACGAGTTTTCAATGGACGCCGGCAACCGGGCTGTCTGACCCCAGCATCCCGAATCCGGTGGCAACACTGAACCAGAATACCAGTTACGTTCTGACCGCTTCTTCCCCTATTGGTTGCGAAACCCGCGACACCATTAATATCAAGGTCTACAAAGGCCCGGCCATTTATGTGCCGAATGCCTTCACTCCCAATGGCGACAATAAGAATGACCGCTTCAGGTTCACGGCCGTGGGTATGCGAAAACTTCATTATTTCCGGATCTACAACCGCCTCGGCCAGTTGCTATTCGACAATACTTCCAACATAGGTTGGGATGGCAAACTGAATGGTCTTGACCAACCCGCCGGTAACTATGTCTGGATGATCAGCGGGGAGGACAATAACGGGAAGGCCTATGTCCAGAAAGGCAGCTTCATCCTGGTCAGGTAA